One part of the Camelus dromedarius isolate mCamDro1 chromosome 33, mCamDro1.pat, whole genome shotgun sequence genome encodes these proteins:
- the CAPG gene encoding macrophage-capping protein isoform X2, protein MYTPGPQSSPFPASVRHPGLHVWRVEKLKPVPVARENQGIFFSGDSYLVLYNGLEELSHLHLWIGQQSSRDEQGACAVLAVHLNTLLGERPVQHREVQGNESDLFMSYFPHGLKYQDGGVESAFHKTSPGAAPAAIRKLYQVKGKKNIRATERPLSWDSFNTGDCFILDLGQNIFTWCGAKSNILERNKARDLALAIRDSERQGKAQVEIVTDGEEPADMIQVLGPKPALKEGNPEEDLTADRTNAQAAALYKVSDATGQMNLTKVAGSSPFALELLIPDDCFVLDNGLCGKIYIWKGRKANEKERQAALQVAEDFISRMRYPANTQVEILPQGRESPIFKQFFKDWK, encoded by the exons ATGTACACACCCGGCCCTCAGAG CTCTCCGTTCCCAGCCTCGGTGCGGCACCCCGGCCTGCACGTATGGCGGGTGGAGAAGCTGAAGCCAGTGCCAGTGGCCCGAGAGAACCAGGGCATCTTCTTCTCTGGGGACTCCTACCTAGTGCTGTACAATGGCCTGGAAGAGCTCTCCCACCTGCACCTGTGGATAG GCCAGCAGTCATCCCGCGATGAGCAGGGGGCCTGCGCCGTGCTGGCCGTACACCTCAACACCCTGCTCGGGGAGCGGCCTGTGCAGCACCGGGAGGTGCAGGGCAACGAGTCCGACCTCTTCATGAGCTACTTCCCGCACGGCCTCAAGTACCAG GATGGTGGCGTGGAGTCAGCGTTTCACAAGACCTCCCCAGGGGCCGCCCCAGCTGCCATCAGGAAGCTGTACCAGGTGAAGGGGAAGAAGAACATCCGGGCCACCGAGCGGCCGCTGAGCTGGGACAGCTTCAACACAGGGGACTGCTTCATCCTCGACCTGGGCCAG AACATCTTCACCTGGTGTGGTGCAAAGTCCAACATCTTGGAGCGTAACAAGGCGCGGGACCTGGCCCTGGCCATCCGGGACAGTGAGCGGCAGGGCAAGGCCCAGGTGGAGATCGTCACTGACGGGGAGGAGCCTGCCGACATGATCCAG GTCCTGGGCCCCAAGCCGGCTCTGAAGGAGGGCAACCCCGAGGAAGACCTCACAGCTGACCGGACAAATGCCCAGGCTGCGGCCCTGTATAAG GTCTCTGATGCCACTGGGCAGATGAACCTGACCAAGGTGGCCGGCTCCAGCCCCTTTGCCCTCGAGCTGCTGATCCCCGACGACTGCTTTGTGCTGGACAATGGGCTCTGTGGCAAGATCTACATCTGGAAGG GGCGAAAAGCTAACGAGAAGGAGCGGCAGGCGGCCCTGCAGGTGGCCGAGGACTTCATCTCCCGCATGCGGTACCCCGCAAACACTCAG GTGGAGATTCTGCCCCAGGGCCGCGAGAGTCCCATCTtcaagcaattcttcaaggacTGGAAATGA
- the CAPG gene encoding macrophage-capping protein isoform X1, whose product MYTPGPQSSSPFPASVRHPGLHVWRVEKLKPVPVARENQGIFFSGDSYLVLYNGLEELSHLHLWIGQQSSRDEQGACAVLAVHLNTLLGERPVQHREVQGNESDLFMSYFPHGLKYQDGGVESAFHKTSPGAAPAAIRKLYQVKGKKNIRATERPLSWDSFNTGDCFILDLGQNIFTWCGAKSNILERNKARDLALAIRDSERQGKAQVEIVTDGEEPADMIQVLGPKPALKEGNPEEDLTADRTNAQAAALYKVSDATGQMNLTKVAGSSPFALELLIPDDCFVLDNGLCGKIYIWKGRKANEKERQAALQVAEDFISRMRYPANTQVEILPQGRESPIFKQFFKDWK is encoded by the exons ATGTACACACCCGGCCCTCAGAG CAGCTCTCCGTTCCCAGCCTCGGTGCGGCACCCCGGCCTGCACGTATGGCGGGTGGAGAAGCTGAAGCCAGTGCCAGTGGCCCGAGAGAACCAGGGCATCTTCTTCTCTGGGGACTCCTACCTAGTGCTGTACAATGGCCTGGAAGAGCTCTCCCACCTGCACCTGTGGATAG GCCAGCAGTCATCCCGCGATGAGCAGGGGGCCTGCGCCGTGCTGGCCGTACACCTCAACACCCTGCTCGGGGAGCGGCCTGTGCAGCACCGGGAGGTGCAGGGCAACGAGTCCGACCTCTTCATGAGCTACTTCCCGCACGGCCTCAAGTACCAG GATGGTGGCGTGGAGTCAGCGTTTCACAAGACCTCCCCAGGGGCCGCCCCAGCTGCCATCAGGAAGCTGTACCAGGTGAAGGGGAAGAAGAACATCCGGGCCACCGAGCGGCCGCTGAGCTGGGACAGCTTCAACACAGGGGACTGCTTCATCCTCGACCTGGGCCAG AACATCTTCACCTGGTGTGGTGCAAAGTCCAACATCTTGGAGCGTAACAAGGCGCGGGACCTGGCCCTGGCCATCCGGGACAGTGAGCGGCAGGGCAAGGCCCAGGTGGAGATCGTCACTGACGGGGAGGAGCCTGCCGACATGATCCAG GTCCTGGGCCCCAAGCCGGCTCTGAAGGAGGGCAACCCCGAGGAAGACCTCACAGCTGACCGGACAAATGCCCAGGCTGCGGCCCTGTATAAG GTCTCTGATGCCACTGGGCAGATGAACCTGACCAAGGTGGCCGGCTCCAGCCCCTTTGCCCTCGAGCTGCTGATCCCCGACGACTGCTTTGTGCTGGACAATGGGCTCTGTGGCAAGATCTACATCTGGAAGG GGCGAAAAGCTAACGAGAAGGAGCGGCAGGCGGCCCTGCAGGTGGCCGAGGACTTCATCTCCCGCATGCGGTACCCCGCAAACACTCAG GTGGAGATTCTGCCCCAGGGCCGCGAGAGTCCCATCTtcaagcaattcttcaaggacTGGAAATGA
- the ELMOD3 gene encoding ELMO domain-containing protein 3 isoform X1 yields the protein MNENSCSFQNEKELRDGEVESVSAPPCDKDSSALLAFRGIPISELKNHGILRALTTEANGWEPGAVSTEVLRAQEEWEAVESIQPETGSQARSDQPGQLISFGEALQHFQTVDLSSFKKRIQPTIRRTGLAALRHRLFGPPKLHQGLREERDLVLTIAQCEWSSREHRPPTLLPRLSQGSCLYHVRGRAGCLEHRPGLSWLSHSLGGTQSSPEGSATELGGFGVCFGAGGLDSQDPMHGRVLQTIYKKLTGSKFDCALLGDHWEDLGFQGANPATDLRGAGFLALLHLLYLVMDSKTLLMAQEILRLSRHHIQQFPFCLMSVNITRIAIQALREECLSRECNRRQQVIPVVNSFYAATFLHLAHVWRTQHKTISDSGFVLKDLEMWAKKSPRRLLKTLEIYLAGVSKGQASLLGAQKCSGQQAPPSKDLTFTGVCDLPPPSSKGRWLI from the exons ATGAATGAAAACTCTTGCTCTTtccaaaatgagaaagaattaaGAGATGGAGAG GTTGAAAGTGTGTCTGCTCCACCCTGTGACAAGGACAGCAGTGCCCTTCTGGCTTTCAGAGGAATTCCT ATCTCGGAGTTGAAGAACCACGGCATCCTCCGGGCCCTGACAACAGAAGCTAATGGCTGGGAGCCAGGTG CTGTGAGTACAGAGGTGCTCAGAGCCCAGGAAGAATGGGAAGCCGTGGAGAGCATCCAGCCAGAGACAG GGAGCCAGGCCCGCTCAGACCAGCCGGGGCAGCTTATCTCCTTCGGTGAGGCTCTGCAGCATTTCCAGACCGTGGACCTCTCCTCCTTCAAG AAAAGAATCCAGCCAACGATTCGAAGGACCGGGCTCGCTGCCCTCCGGCACCGTCTCTTTGGGCCTCCAAAGCTCCACCAGGGCCTCCGTGAAGAAAGGGACTTGGTCCTGACCATCGCTCAGTGTGAGTGGTCAAGCAGAGAGCACAGGCCGCCCACCCTGTTGCCGAGACTAAGCCAAGGGTCTTGCCTTTACCATGTCAGAGGGAGAGCGGGGTGTCTGGAGCACAGGCCAGGTCTCTCCTGGCTGTCCCACTCTCTGGGAGGCACTCAGTCCTCCCCTGAGGGCAGTGCAACAGAGCTTGGGGGCTTTGGGGTATGTTTTGGGGCAGGTGGCCTGGATAGCCAAGATCCGATGCACGGCCGAGTCCTCCAGACCATCTACAAGAAGCTGACCGGCTCCAAGTTTGACTGTGCCCTCCTTGGAGACCACTGGGAAGATCTGGGCTTTCAGG GAGCAAATCCAGCCACAGACCTGAGAGGAGCAGGCTTTCTTGCCCTCCTGCATCTCCTGTACCTGGTGATGGACTCAAAGACCTTGCTGATGGCCCAGGAGATTCTCCGCCTGTCCCGTCACCATATCCAG CAATTCCCCTTCTGCCTGATGTCCGTGAATATCACCCGCATCGCCATCCAAGCCTTGAGGGAGGAGTGTCTGTCCAG GGAGTGTAACCGGCGGCAGCAGGTAATCCCGGTGGTGAACAGCTTCTACGCCGCCACCTTCCTCCACCTGGCGCACGTCTGGAGGACGCAGCACAAGACCATCTCAGACTCGGGCTTTGTCCTTAAAG ACTTGGAAATGTGGGCCAAGAAGAGCCCCCGGCGGCTGCTCAAGACCCTGGAGATCTACTTGGCCGGTGTGTCAAAGGGACAGGCCTCCTTGTTGGGAGCACAGAAGTGCTCTGGGCAACAAGCCCCTCCATCCAAGGACCTGACTTTCACAGGCGTGTGTGACTTGCCACCGCCCTCATCCAAAGGCAGGTGGCTGATCTGA
- the ELMOD3 gene encoding ELMO domain-containing protein 3 isoform X2 translates to MNENSCSFQNEKELRDGEVESVSAPPCDKDSSALLAFRGIPISELKNHGILRALTTEANGWEPGAVSTEVLRAQEEWEAVESIQPETGSQARSDQPGQLISFGEALQHFQTVDLSSFKKRIQPTIRRTGLAALRHRLFGPPKLHQGLREERDLVLTIAQCGLDSQDPMHGRVLQTIYKKLTGSKFDCALLGDHWEDLGFQGANPATDLRGAGFLALLHLLYLVMDSKTLLMAQEILRLSRHHIQQFPFCLMSVNITRIAIQALREECLSRECNRRQQVIPVVNSFYAATFLHLAHVWRTQHKTISDSGFVLKDLEMWAKKSPRRLLKTLEIYLAGVSKGQASLLGAQKCSGQQAPPSKDLTFTGVCDLPPPSSKGRWLI, encoded by the exons ATGAATGAAAACTCTTGCTCTTtccaaaatgagaaagaattaaGAGATGGAGAG GTTGAAAGTGTGTCTGCTCCACCCTGTGACAAGGACAGCAGTGCCCTTCTGGCTTTCAGAGGAATTCCT ATCTCGGAGTTGAAGAACCACGGCATCCTCCGGGCCCTGACAACAGAAGCTAATGGCTGGGAGCCAGGTG CTGTGAGTACAGAGGTGCTCAGAGCCCAGGAAGAATGGGAAGCCGTGGAGAGCATCCAGCCAGAGACAG GGAGCCAGGCCCGCTCAGACCAGCCGGGGCAGCTTATCTCCTTCGGTGAGGCTCTGCAGCATTTCCAGACCGTGGACCTCTCCTCCTTCAAG AAAAGAATCCAGCCAACGATTCGAAGGACCGGGCTCGCTGCCCTCCGGCACCGTCTCTTTGGGCCTCCAAAGCTCCACCAGGGCCTCCGTGAAGAAAGGGACTTGGTCCTGACCATCGCTCAGT GTGGCCTGGATAGCCAAGATCCGATGCACGGCCGAGTCCTCCAGACCATCTACAAGAAGCTGACCGGCTCCAAGTTTGACTGTGCCCTCCTTGGAGACCACTGGGAAGATCTGGGCTTTCAGG GAGCAAATCCAGCCACAGACCTGAGAGGAGCAGGCTTTCTTGCCCTCCTGCATCTCCTGTACCTGGTGATGGACTCAAAGACCTTGCTGATGGCCCAGGAGATTCTCCGCCTGTCCCGTCACCATATCCAG CAATTCCCCTTCTGCCTGATGTCCGTGAATATCACCCGCATCGCCATCCAAGCCTTGAGGGAGGAGTGTCTGTCCAG GGAGTGTAACCGGCGGCAGCAGGTAATCCCGGTGGTGAACAGCTTCTACGCCGCCACCTTCCTCCACCTGGCGCACGTCTGGAGGACGCAGCACAAGACCATCTCAGACTCGGGCTTTGTCCTTAAAG ACTTGGAAATGTGGGCCAAGAAGAGCCCCCGGCGGCTGCTCAAGACCCTGGAGATCTACTTGGCCGGTGTGTCAAAGGGACAGGCCTCCTTGTTGGGAGCACAGAAGTGCTCTGGGCAACAAGCCCCTCCATCCAAGGACCTGACTTTCACAGGCGTGTGTGACTTGCCACCGCCCTCATCCAAAGGCAGGTGGCTGATCTGA